The following proteins are encoded in a genomic region of Pyricularia oryzae 70-15 chromosome 6, whole genome shotgun sequence:
- a CDS encoding aromatic ring-opening dioxygenase, translated as MANNLTPVYFFSHGSTMMLGEESESADYWKKAGDDALAKGIKGIVMMGAHWDALGDRRIDVATNPNPGKSPVAYVHPSKYVDYKLNPDLVGAEKAISLLNEAGFDARGNPTFDWIHDTYLILIRMFPNGCPPTTLISMNGRYDPHEHLAVGAALHPLRAQGYLIIGSGGAVHNLYRNHWMPMIRFSDNFAQERPPEPWALEFRQAVEDVLRNNSGPTLRRAAARLMKHPQFRDAHATDDHFMPLLFAAGAVGDEEDQGANGRLMAETWELTNMCNSQFMFGHWPEAIKV; from the exons ATGGCCAACAACCTGACGCCAGTCTACTTCTTCAGCCATGGATCCACCATGATGCTTGGCGAGGAATCCGAGTCGGCCGACTactggaagaaggccggcgACGATGCCTTAGCCAAGGGCATCAAAGGCATCGTCATGATG GGCGCACATTGGGATGCTCTCGGAGATAGGCGCATCGACGTCGCCACCAACCCGAACCCGGGGAAATCACCAGTCGCCTACGTCCATCCGAGCAAGTACGTAGACTACAAGCTCAACCCGGACCTGGTGGGCGCCGAAAAGGCCATCTCCCTGCTGAACGAGGCTGGCTTCGACGCGCGTGGGAACCCTACGTTTGATTGGATCCACGACACGTACCTGATCCTGATCCGGATGTTCCCCAACGGCTGTCCGCCGACGACGCTGATATCCATGAACGGCCGCTACGACCCGCACGAGCACCTCGCCGTCGGCGCGGCGCTCCACCCGCTGCGTGCGCAAGGCTACCTCATCATCGGGTCCGGCGGCGCCGTCCACAACCTCTACAGGAACCACTGGATGCCCATGATCCGGTTCAGCGACAACTTTGCCCAGGAGCGGCCGCCGGAGCCGTGGGCGCTCGAGTTCCGCCAGGCCGTCGAGGACGTGCTCCGGAACAACAGCGGGCCCACGCTCCGCCGCGCCGCCGCGCGCCTCATGAAGCACCCGCAGTTCAGGGATGCGCACGCCACCGACGATCACTTCATGCCCTTGCTCTTCGCGGCGGGCGCGGTGGGCGATGAGGAGGACCAAGGGGCCAATGGCAGGCTGATGGCCGAGACCTGGGAGCTGACCAATATGTGTAATAGTCAGTTCATGTTTGGGCATTGGCCTGAGGCTATCAAGGTGTAG
- a CDS encoding enoyl Coenzyme A hydratase domain containing 3: MHLPKLPPKAAYLLIDNPARRNALSLATLQSLRSQLTAHLTPPKTSRPLSLPPFQPSLLATLQTATDKDSDPHGWLVNTADWTSGGLPSVIVLRPSTAGKVFSSGHDLGELASLSPADVNQTFALCADLMSLIRHSPVPIVAAVDGLATAAGCQLALTADVTIASARSAFQLPGAALGLPCTSPAVALARRLPPGLVQRMLYTGEPVPAAELGGVGAVEVVPGDESAFEERLASVVAGMAAQAAQPRALAKWAYWTQVGMRERGDGLEDALRWAGEVMALHARAGDAREGMAAFLGKRKPVWKT; the protein is encoded by the coding sequence ATGCATCTCCCTAAGCTTCCACCCAAGGCAGCCTACCTACTTATCGACAACCCAGCCCGACGCAATGCTCTCAGCCTGGCAACGCTGCAGTCCCTCCGCTCCCAATTGACGGCGCACCTCACCCCGCCCAAGACGAGCCGACCGCTCTCCCTACCACCCTTCCAACCATCCCTTCTCGCAACCCTCCAAACAGCCACCGACAAAGATTCCGACCCGCACGGCTGGCTCGTCAACACGGCAGACTGGACCAGCGGCGGTCTCCCGTCTGTCATCGTGCTCCGCCCCTCCACCGCCGGCAAGGTGTTTAGCTCAGGCCACGACCTGGGCGAGCTGGCATCGCTAAGCCCGGCCGACGTCAATCAAACATTCGCCCTCTGCGCGGACCTCATGTCCCTGATCCGCCACAGCCCCGTCCccatcgtcgccgccgtcgacggcctcgccaccgccgccggctgCCAGCTCGCCCTGACCGCCGACGTGACCATCGCCTCGGCCCGCTCCGCCTTCCAGCTCCCCGGCGCCGCGCTGGGCCTGCCCTGCACGTCTCCCGCCGTCGCTCTCGCCCGACGCCTGCCGCCGGGCCTCGTCCAGCGCATGCTGTACACGGGCGAGCCCGTCCCGGCCGCGGAGCTGGGCGGTGTCGGCGCGGTGGAGGTCGTGCCGGGCGACGAGTCCGCGTTcgaggagcggctggcgtccgtcGTGGCCGGCATGGCGGCGCAGGCGGCGCAGCCCAGGGCGCTGGCCAAGTGGGCGTACTGGACGCAGGTCGGCATGCGCGAGCGCGGGGACGGGCTCGAGGACGCGCTGCGGTGGGCGGGCGAGGTCATGGCGCTGCACGCCAGGGCAGGCGATGCGAGGGAGGGCATGGCGGCGTTCTTGGGCAAGAGGAAGCCCGTCTGGAAGACGTAG
- a CDS encoding chitin deacetylase, with product MPSSTAAVFTVSLLATLAAASPLAEQQPAARLNPRAMARPKFGNVPYGQQLKSCVEPNMIALTFDDGPGQYTAHVLDLLERAGNLKATFFLNGKNGQNGMENSGLSSVLKRMVNAGHQLASHSYSHKNFDEISADEQEQELLLNEDAFARLIGMVPTYFRPPFTACGATCLATAGRLAYHVTDYDLDTKDYEGNLQASKNKFQEGMSQSPKSWVALAHDIHELTANSITPFMIDTAKSKGYKFVTMGECLGDPRENWYRDPSTGRAVAALGSSNNVKPPALVSSESSSTTASSTTATATSTSVSKPTSTPTPVRAGNSTTSNASSTRSAGSPASTSAAASKEGAADRVGFGGLFASLIWGATAFALLM from the exons ATGCCTTCATCAACGGCTGCAGTCTTCACAGTCTCGCTGCTGGCCACACTAGCCGCAGCCTCACCCCTCGCCGAGCAACAGCCTGCCGCCCGGCTGAACCCTCGCGCCATGGCACGACCAAAGTTCGGCAACGTCCCCTACGGCCAGCAGCTGAAGTCTTGCGTGGAGCCCAACATGATCGCTCTGACGTTTGACGACGGACCTGGCCAGTACACGGCCCACGTGCTTGACCTGCTCGAGAGGGCCGGAAACCTCAAGGCGACCTTCTTCCTCAACGGCAAGAACGGCCAGAACGGCATGGAAAACTCGGGTCTCTCGTCGGTCCTGAAGCGCATGGTGAACGCTGGCCACCAGCTGGCAAGCCACTCGTACAGCCACAAGAACTTTGACGAGATCTCGGCGGACGAGCAGGAACAAGAGCTCTTGCTCAACGAGGACGCCTTTGCGCGACTCATTGGCATGGTCCCGACCTACTTCCGTCCCCCGTTCACTGCTTGCGGAGCCACCTGCCTGGCAACTGCTGGCAGATTGGCCTACCATGTC ACCGACTACGATCTCGACACCAAAGACTATGAGGGCAACCTGCAGGCGTCCAAGAACAAGTTCCAGGAGGGCATGTCTCAGTCGCCCAAGTCGTGGGTTGCGCTCGCGCACGACATCCACGAGCTGACTGCCAACTCCATCACTCCCTTCATGATCGACACGGCCAAGTCCAAGGGCTACAAGTTTGTCACCATGGGCGAGTGCCTGGGCGACCCCAGGGAGAACTGGTACCGTGACCCATCCACCGGCCGCGCCGTCGCCGCTCTCGGTAGCAGCAACAACGTCAAGCCTCCCGCACTTGTGAGCTCCGAGTCCTCCTCAACGAcagccagcagcaccacGGCTACGGCTACCAGCACGTCGGTCTCGAAGCCGACATCCACCCCAACTCCCGTCAGGGCAGGCAACAGCACCACCTCAAACGCCTCGAGCACTCGCTCTGCGGGCAGCCCGGCATCCACATCCGCTGCTGCCTCCAAGGAAGGCGCGGCTGACCGGGTGGGCTTCGGTGGCCTTTTCGCCTCTCTCATCTGGGGAGCTACGGCATTTGCTCTCTTGATGTGA
- a CDS encoding major myo-inositol transporter iolT — protein sequence MSDADKEIQPQVHRNDSSSGSDKDGVPRNGKPSTEPGLDAKHIDHADLEALNRNAEARIKNPLAGIPYDRLMADVEAFTQQKGLTEYTAVFKQGALIAQDPDSYDNLPGEHALAAEDKEALRLEVEKKWRMPMKLFLTIFTCSMGAAVQGWDQTGINGANVYMQEEYKIGDDSTGSRLILGLVNAGPYLGSALLGCWLSDPVNNWIGRRGVIFVSAHFCLWPVIGSAFCHTWEQQLICRLLMGVGMGIKASTVPIYAAENSPASIRGALVMSWQMWTAFGIFLGTAFNVAVFSVDNRINWRLMLGAPFIPAVPLLLLIYLCPESPRWYMKKDRYADAWKSIQRLRFTKVQGARDIYYIHSQLVLENEVMGKSTYATRFVELFTIPRVRRATLAAFTVMLAQQMCGINIIAFYSTTVFEDAGFGRYEALLGSLGFGLVNWLFAFPAFWTIDTFGRRSLLLFTFPQMTWTLLAAGLCTLIDNDGPQAKLRLGLVALFVFLFGAFYSPGEGPVPFTYSAEVFPLSHREVGMGFAVATCLFWAAILGITFPFLLDRFKVVGVFGFYAGLNVLALIMIFLWVPETKQRTLEELDYVFGSPTAKFINYQCTKALPWWFKRWVLFDRNAKLEPFYKEDRHAEHVQTTTSGGAVDEKRAI from the exons ATGTCGGACGCAGACAAGGAAATCCAACCGCAGGTTCATCGGAA CGACTCCTCAAGTGGCTCAGACAAGGATGGGGTGCCTCGAAATGGCAAGCCCTCGACCGAGCCCGGCTTGGACGCCAAGCACATTGACCACGCAGACCTAGAGGCGCTCAACCGCAACGCCGAGGCTCGCATCAAGAACCCGCTCGCGGGCATCCCATACGACCGCTTGATGGCCGACGTCGAGGCCTTCACCCAGCAGAAGGGTCTGACCGAGTACACGGCCGTGTTCAAGCAGGGTGCTCTCATCGCCCAAGACCCAGACAGCTACGACAACCTACCTGGAGAGCATGCTCTGGCCGCCGAGGACAAGGAGGCCCTGCGCCTCGAGGTCGAGAAGAAGTGGCGCATGCCCATGAAGCTCTTCCTGACAATCTTCACCTGCTCCATGGGTGCGGCCGTTCAGGGATGGGATCAGACTGGTATCAACGGCGCCAACGTCTATATGCAGGAAGAATACAAGATCGGTGACGACTCTACCGGCTCACGACTCATTCTGGGTCTGGTGAACGCCGGTCCTTACCTGGGATCCGCGCTGCTTGGTTGCTGGCTCTCTGACCCCGTCAACAACTGGATTGGTCGCCGTGGTGTTATTTTCGTATCTGCTCACTTTTGTCTCTGGCCTGTCATCGGTTCCGCCTTCTGCCACACGTGGGAGCAGCAGTTGATCTGCCGTCTTCTCATGGGTGTTGGAATGGGTATCAAGGCTTCCACAG TTCCGATCTACGCTGCAGAGAACTCGCCCGCCTCGATCCGTGGAGCCCTAGTCATGTCATGGCAGATGTGGACTGCATTCGGAATCTTCCTCGGAACCGCGTTTAACGTTGCCGTTTTCAGCGTTGACAACCGAATCAACTGGAGGCTCATGCTGGGAGCCCCCTTCATTCCCGCTGTTCCCCTGCTCCTGCTGATTTACCTGTGCCCCGAG AGCCCTCGATGGTACATGAAGAAGGACCGTTATGCAGACGCCTGGAAATCCATCCAGCGCCTGCGCTTCACCAAGGTCCAGGGCGCCCGTGACATCTACTACATCCACTCCCAGCTGGTGCTTGAGAACGAGGTTATGGGCAAGAGCACATATGCCACTCGCTTCGTCGAGCTCTTTACCATTCCCCGTGTGCGCCGTGCGACGCTGGCTGCTTTCACCGTCATGTTGGCTCAGCAAATGTGCGGTATCAACATCATTGCTTTCTACTCCACCACTGTGTTTGAGGATGCT GGTTTCGGCCGCTACGAGGCTCTACTCGGTTCGCTTGGTTTTGGTCTGGTCAACTGGTTGTTTGCGTTCCCGGCTTTCTGGACCATTGACACG TTCGGTCGCCGCTCGCTCCTCCTTTTCACTTTCCCCCAGATGACCTGGACGCTCTTGGCCGCCGGTCTCTGCACCCTCATAGACAACGATGGACCCCAGGCGAAACTGCGCCTCGGACTGGTTGCTTTGTTTGTCTTCCTTTTTGGCGCATTCTACTCGCCTGGTGAGGGCCCTGTGCCTTTCACATACAGTGCCGAGGTGTTCCCACTGTCGCACAGAGAGGTTGGCATGGGTTTTGCCGTCGCCACTTGCCTCTTCTGGGCTGCTATACTCG GCATTACCTTCCCCTTCTTGCTCGACAGGTTCAAGGTTGTTGGTGTCTTTGGGTTCTACGCCGGTCTCAATGTGCTCGCCCTCATAATGATCTTCCTCTGGGTACCCGAGACCAAGCAGCGCAcgctcgaggagctcgacTACGTCTTCGGGTCCCCAACTGCCAAGTTCATCAACTACCAGTGCACCAAGGCTTTGCCGTGGTGGTTCAAGCGCTGGGTGCTTTTCGACAGGAACGCCAAGCTCGAGCCCTTCTACAAGGAAGATAGGCACGCTGAGCATGTCCAGACTACTACATCTGGAGGAGCTGTCGATGAGAAGAGGGCCATCTAA